In Desulfomicrobium macestii, the following proteins share a genomic window:
- a CDS encoding chemotaxis protein CheX produces MNDAIKGIIAQFVEATTSVLKTTAMTDAKVGTPFVKQHAGAQGDVTGVIGFSNPKGKSRGTMSLTFTTASALGIVGAMLYEEQSEINDVVTDAVGELTNMISGQARKGLVSMGMIFEGAIPSVITGAGHTIRHVSTSAILAIPFETQHGALMVEVCFS; encoded by the coding sequence ATGAATGATGCCATAAAGGGAATAATAGCGCAGTTTGTGGAGGCGACGACCTCCGTTCTGAAGACGACGGCGATGACCGATGCCAAGGTGGGCACTCCCTTTGTCAAACAACACGCAGGGGCTCAAGGCGATGTGACGGGTGTGATCGGATTTTCAAATCCGAAAGGCAAAAGCAGGGGGACCATGTCCCTGACATTCACCACCGCTTCGGCCCTGGGTATTGTCGGCGCGATGCTCTACGAGGAACAGTCCGAAATAAACGATGTCGTCACTGATGCCGTCGGCGAACTGACCAACATGATCTCCGGGCAGGCCCGCAAAGGCCTTGTCAGCATGGGCATGATTTTCGAGGGCGCGATTCCCTCCGTGATCACGGGAGCCGGACATACGATCAGGCATGTTTCGACAAGCGCCATTCTGGCCATCCCCTTTGAAACGCAGCATGGTGCGCTCATGGTTGAAGTCTGCTTTAGCTGA
- a CDS encoding PilN domain-containing protein, translating into MIKINLLPQQKRTKSTNIEKSFVFFVLGVILVLGSVFAVDYYFSAQLADLNASVSKKTQTKTLLEKEVAKVNQTIQELQDIEGRIKIIKQVRLRQGLPVKYIDEVVTNMPQNKLWVEKFNVDANGNIALSGVALDNQAFVSFVERLRLSKYIASVDTRRTSRREIDGLGLVSFECSVKAQEYFENTSTNGTTNG; encoded by the coding sequence ATGATCAAAATTAATTTACTTCCTCAGCAAAAGCGAACAAAATCGACCAACATTGAGAAAAGCTTTGTTTTTTTCGTGTTGGGCGTCATTCTGGTGCTTGGATCCGTTTTTGCCGTAGACTACTATTTTTCCGCTCAGCTCGCGGATTTGAATGCGTCCGTGTCCAAAAAAACGCAGACAAAGACGCTTCTGGAAAAAGAAGTCGCCAAGGTCAACCAGACCATACAGGAACTTCAGGATATCGAAGGAAGGATCAAGATCATCAAGCAAGTTCGGCTTCGTCAGGGGTTGCCGGTCAAGTATATTGATGAGGTTGTAACCAATATGCCGCAAAACAAATTGTGGGTTGAAAAGTTCAATGTTGATGCCAATGGAAATATTGCCCTCAGTGGAGTGGCATTGGACAACCAGGCTTTCGTCAGCTTCGTTGAAAGGCTTCGTCTGTCGAAATATATTGCCAGTGTAGACACCCGAAGGACGTCGCGTCGTGAAATTGACGGGCTGGGGCTGGTATCCTTCGAATGTTCCGTCAAGGCTCAAGAGTATTTCGAGAACACAAGTACGAATGGAACAACAAATGGATAA
- a CDS encoding type IV pilus inner membrane component PilO: MDKSTVSKKFAELSSLQLFLILLGLAGLVYGAYWYFILDDKLIQMTKAEQTIEKLDKDIALYRSQVAKLPELERSLSLRKKELYYAKTLLPEDARALEMLLASFEKLGRDENVEFILFQPGAEQIQEFYATRSVQLQISGTFHRLVTYFDRLSRLDRLVTIQNITFSPVSDFSPTEKYLNTSLVLQVYRALTAAEIEAREAQKNQNKKKK; the protein is encoded by the coding sequence ATGGATAAATCTACAGTTTCCAAAAAATTTGCGGAATTGTCATCCCTGCAGTTGTTTTTGATACTGCTCGGTTTGGCAGGGTTGGTGTATGGAGCGTATTGGTACTTCATCCTCGATGACAAGCTAATTCAGATGACCAAGGCCGAGCAAACCATCGAGAAGCTCGACAAGGACATCGCTCTGTATCGCTCGCAGGTCGCCAAACTGCCGGAATTGGAGCGCAGCCTGTCCTTGCGCAAAAAGGAGCTTTATTACGCCAAGACCCTTCTACCCGAGGATGCCCGGGCGCTAGAGATGCTGCTTGCCTCCTTTGAGAAGTTGGGCCGCGATGAAAATGTGGAGTTTATCCTTTTTCAACCCGGCGCTGAACAAATTCAGGAATTTTATGCGACTCGTTCGGTTCAGCTGCAAATTAGCGGGACGTTCCACCGTCTTGTTACGTATTTCGACCGCCTATCGCGACTCGATCGTCTTGTAACCATCCAAAATATCACTTTTTCGCCAGTCTCTGATTTTTCTCCGACGGAAAAGTATCTCAATACCAGTCTTGTTCTTCAAGTCTACAGGGCTCTTACAGCGGCTGAAATCGAGGCTCGTGAAGCTCAAAAGAATCAAAATAAGAAAAAAAAGTGA
- the icd gene encoding NADP-dependent isocitrate dehydrogenase, which translates to MKRRVYFIEGDGIGREVWAAGRPVLDRAVELAFKDGRGFEWVELLAGKKAFEETGSYLPQETLDTLKKADLAMKGPLETPVGKGFRSLNVTMRQTLDLFACIRPIQYFKGIESPVKHPERVNMVIFRENTEDVYAGIEWQAGSPEAKKLIAFLRDEMGANVDEQSGIGIKPMTAAGSKRLIRKAIQFALDQKRESVTMAHKGNIMKFTEGAFRNWGYELAAEEFAGVVVREGEECCPPGRVVLQDRIADAMFQEVLIRPEKYDVIATPNLNGDYLSDALAAQVGGLGLAPGVNMSSDLAFFEPTHGTAPTIEGKDLANPGSLILSGALMLEHVGWHEAAGKIRKAVELAISEGRVTVDLAGQMAKAEQVGCAEFGQILLANLEKV; encoded by the coding sequence ATGAAACGCAGAGTATATTTTATTGAAGGCGACGGGATTGGACGCGAAGTATGGGCGGCCGGTCGTCCTGTTCTCGACAGAGCTGTTGAACTGGCGTTCAAGGACGGCCGCGGATTTGAATGGGTCGAGTTGCTGGCGGGCAAGAAAGCCTTTGAAGAGACAGGCTCCTATCTTCCCCAGGAGACGCTGGACACTTTGAAGAAAGCGGATCTGGCCATGAAGGGCCCCCTTGAGACCCCGGTGGGCAAGGGTTTTCGCAGCCTGAACGTGACCATGCGCCAGACGCTTGATTTGTTCGCGTGCATCCGGCCCATCCAGTATTTCAAGGGCATCGAAAGCCCGGTCAAGCATCCTGAACGCGTCAACATGGTGATTTTTCGCGAGAACACCGAAGATGTGTACGCAGGCATCGAATGGCAGGCCGGGAGCCCCGAGGCCAAAAAGCTCATTGCGTTCCTGCGGGACGAAATGGGTGCGAACGTGGACGAGCAGAGCGGTATCGGCATCAAGCCGATGACGGCAGCGGGGTCCAAGAGACTTATCCGCAAGGCGATTCAGTTTGCCCTGGATCAGAAACGTGAAAGCGTGACCATGGCCCACAAGGGCAACATCATGAAGTTCACGGAAGGCGCTTTTCGCAACTGGGGCTATGAGCTTGCCGCGGAGGAGTTTGCAGGTGTGGTGGTTCGCGAGGGTGAAGAATGCTGCCCTCCGGGCCGGGTTGTGCTCCAGGACAGAATTGCCGACGCCATGTTTCAGGAGGTGCTCATCCGGCCCGAGAAATATGATGTCATCGCCACTCCGAACCTTAACGGCGATTATCTCTCCGACGCCCTGGCCGCCCAGGTCGGAGGCCTTGGCCTGGCCCCCGGGGTGAACATGAGCAGCGACCTGGCCTTTTTCGAGCCCACGCATGGGACCGCACCGACAATTGAAGGGAAAGATCTTGCCAATCCAGGCAGCCTGATTCTTTCCGGTGCGCTGATGCTTGAACACGTGGGTTGGCACGAAGCCGCCGGCAAAATTCGCAAGGCAGTTGAATTAGCCATCTCGGAAGGGCGGGTGACCGTTGATCTGGCCGGGCAGATGGCCAAGGCGGAGCAGGTGGGATGTGCGGAGTTCGGCCAGATTCTGCTTGCCAATCTCGAAAAGGTTTAA
- the pilM gene encoding type IV pilus assembly protein PilM has protein sequence MKKLGFFSKKNAGVGLDLGSEWLKMVKIRPGKGDFILESLARSPWQPGDLDNNSATAKKIAGLWSQLMLKEQVVASSMAGHAVIVKRVTFESDSPKTLGDTVHKDARQYIPFDINDVYLDFQILGPGAKEKSYDVLLVASKKKVVQNLSDVITQSGLSLSVIDVDSFAICNSFEYNYPELQEKPVYLLDIGGAQSVFCIYHNAQPVFLREVSFGGRVVTESLASILNLKRMEAERIKLGGKDDLDEKNAKAIADAVNKTFKNWCDELKRLIGFYHSSSSNVVPAESLYLSGGGALLGGLKDVFQKELDLDVQYHNPFRKIFVDRNSFQKEYLEEIGPQMVVPFGLALRAI, from the coding sequence GTGAAAAAATTAGGTTTTTTTTCTAAGAAAAATGCCGGTGTCGGTTTGGATCTTGGAAGCGAATGGCTGAAAATGGTAAAGATTCGGCCGGGAAAAGGTGATTTTATTCTGGAGAGCCTTGCCAGGAGTCCATGGCAACCTGGTGATCTCGACAACAATTCGGCAACAGCAAAAAAGATTGCAGGGCTCTGGTCACAGCTTATGCTCAAGGAGCAGGTGGTCGCCTCCTCGATGGCCGGGCACGCGGTTATAGTAAAACGTGTCACTTTCGAGTCTGATTCACCCAAGACTCTGGGCGACACGGTTCACAAAGACGCACGTCAGTACATTCCTTTCGATATCAATGATGTTTACCTCGATTTTCAGATCCTGGGTCCTGGCGCAAAAGAAAAGAGCTATGACGTCTTGCTTGTGGCCAGTAAGAAAAAGGTCGTCCAGAATCTGAGCGATGTGATCACCCAGTCCGGCCTGTCCCTCTCGGTTATCGATGTCGACTCTTTTGCGATATGCAATAGCTTTGAATACAATTATCCTGAATTGCAGGAAAAGCCTGTCTACCTCCTCGACATTGGCGGCGCACAGAGCGTTTTTTGCATTTATCACAATGCCCAGCCTGTTTTTTTGCGCGAGGTTTCCTTTGGAGGGCGGGTGGTGACGGAGTCGTTGGCCTCCATACTCAATCTGAAGAGGATGGAAGCGGAGCGGATCAAGTTGGGCGGCAAGGATGACCTTGACGAAAAGAACGCCAAGGCCATTGCCGACGCGGTGAACAAGACTTTCAAGAACTGGTGTGATGAATTGAAGCGTCTGATAGGATTCTATCATTCATCCTCGAGCAATGTCGTGCCGGCCGAGTCTCTCTATCTCTCCGGAGGCGGAGCCTTGCTTGGCGGACTGAAGGATGTTTTTCAGAAAGAGCTCGACCTTGATGTTCAATATCACAATCCGTTCCGAAAGATTTTTGTCGACAGAAATTCTTTTCAGAAAGAATATCTTGAAGAAATAGGCCCGCAAATGGTTGTTCCTTTTGGCCTTGCCTTGAGAGCAATATAA
- a CDS encoding protein-tyrosine phosphatase family protein, giving the protein MSRGAYSATWVTDQLAVGAAPMSYEQLDCLRAEGIGAILNLCGEFCDLHDIECAAGFEVYHMPLADEEAPELAELEKALAWLDEAIYLGKKVLIHCRHGIGRTGTVLNAYLLRRGLGHRLAWVRLRTLRSKPANFSQWWTIRKYGKQSPKLTVREPSLEMHKAVDLSPFFRDYEALQARVDDETRDITSKCGRDHDKCCSTPIKLSMIEAVYLTQKMNVGLTSEKRLEVIARAVETARRERLADSQVSADDYCLSDASARCPLLEDGKCILFAGRPLRCRFFGLNEERAGVLWETALDPALGNLSLELWLAFAGGIARGSLPLFALADVVSGKYVQALFHLMVRSQ; this is encoded by the coding sequence ATGAGCCGCGGCGCCTATTCCGCGACCTGGGTCACGGATCAGTTGGCCGTGGGGGCGGCTCCCATGAGCTATGAGCAGCTCGATTGCCTGCGCGCCGAAGGCATCGGGGCGATCCTGAACCTGTGCGGCGAATTTTGCGATCTGCACGACATTGAGTGCGCCGCCGGATTCGAGGTGTATCACATGCCTCTTGCCGACGAGGAGGCCCCGGAGCTGGCCGAGCTTGAAAAGGCGCTGGCCTGGCTTGATGAAGCCATCTACCTGGGCAAGAAGGTGCTCATACATTGCCGTCACGGAATCGGGCGGACCGGAACGGTGCTCAACGCATATCTGCTGCGCCGAGGCCTGGGGCACCGCCTTGCCTGGGTCAGGCTGCGAACGCTCAGATCCAAACCCGCCAATTTTTCGCAGTGGTGGACAATCAGGAAATACGGAAAGCAAAGCCCGAAGCTCACCGTGCGCGAACCGTCCCTGGAAATGCACAAGGCCGTTGATTTGAGCCCGTTTTTTCGCGATTACGAAGCCCTTCAGGCCCGGGTCGACGATGAGACGCGCGATATCACCTCCAAATGCGGGCGCGATCACGACAAATGTTGCAGCACTCCGATCAAATTGTCGATGATCGAGGCCGTGTATCTCACCCAGAAGATGAATGTCGGGCTGACCAGCGAGAAACGCCTGGAGGTCATCGCCAGGGCGGTGGAGACGGCTCGCCGGGAGCGTCTTGCTGACAGCCAGGTTTCGGCAGACGACTATTGCCTGTCCGACGCCAGCGCGCGCTGCCCTCTGCTGGAGGATGGGAAATGCATTCTTTTTGCCGGGCGTCCGCTCAGGTGCCGTTTTTTCGGGTTGAATGAAGAAAGGGCAGGTGTTTTGTGGGAAACAGCCCTCGATCCGGCGCTGGGCAATCTGTCTCTTGAATTGTGGCTTGCCTTCGCGGGGGGCATCGCTCGCGGCTCCCTGCCGCTTTTTGCCCTGGCCGATGTTGTTTCGGGCAAGTATGTGCAGGCCCTGTTTCACTTGATGGTGCGTTCACAGTAA
- a CDS encoding pilus assembly protein PilP, whose amino-acid sequence MKVHILILTALFFLCAPVFAAEGQTNASGQEFPDWITSQYPPYDAKGKIDPFVSFVKIREYELMQAAKKSKIEKKAATPLETVDVRSLKLIGIINKVGGNSMAMVELPDGKGYLIRPGMTIGLYDGVVTSIGNEVLVVEEDVIDVFGEAKKRIINLRLRQEKE is encoded by the coding sequence ATGAAAGTACACATTTTGATCCTGACGGCCTTGTTTTTTCTATGTGCGCCTGTCTTTGCCGCCGAGGGGCAGACGAATGCGTCCGGTCAGGAATTTCCGGACTGGATAACTTCACAGTATCCCCCATATGACGCAAAAGGTAAAATTGATCCGTTTGTGTCATTTGTGAAGATTCGCGAATACGAACTCATGCAGGCCGCCAAAAAATCGAAAATTGAAAAGAAAGCTGCCACGCCGCTGGAAACGGTCGATGTGCGAAGCTTGAAGCTCATCGGCATTATCAACAAGGTGGGCGGAAACTCCATGGCGATGGTTGAGCTGCCGGACGGCAAGGGATACTTGATCCGCCCCGGCATGACAATCGGGCTGTATGATGGCGTGGTCACTTCTATTGGAAATGAAGTACTTGTCGTCGAAGAAGATGTCATTGATGTTTTTGGTGAAGCAAAAAAGCGAATAATTAATTTAAGATTGCGGCAAGAGAAGGAGTAG